A genomic segment from Leishmania infantum JPCM5 genome chromosome 10 encodes:
- a CDS encoding dehydrogenase-like protein has translation MIHVGNCYIPWEVFTLAELRAVSCQIVLLAIWGAVVGPLCRRGVAGVAFLACYTVGMFFFQRRLASGLPVRFLSLRAWRSSPENFRKTSAFLKALKSKTPAAGVSAEGFGARPVVVMTGGERGIGEEVVHQLLREGVDVILCCPFEAEALRTIARLKACVSNSRVHFAKLDLNDEESVRGCAAEVLGMTPRIDVLINNAGLVSPFAYRLNKRGYEVVLSINFLGHVLFTELLLERVKASGPSRIVNVASLMHLDACVPGPCKTALDVMAANCDPTSPHHTHNYSLSKLLLVCYTRDLARHLRGTDTAVVALHPGVVLTDIYAFGAIFMKAFLRTVFKFPGEGAEVVLYCALADNIRSGSFYADCAEYNSLLSPLAVDDAHNERLRRVLLRYFALDGSKPTGKLLADVVQSTP, from the coding sequence ATGATACACGTGGGCAACTGCTATATTCCGTGGGAAGTGTTCACgctcgcggagctgcgcgctgtCTCTTGCCAAATTGTCTTACTCGCCATTTGGGGTGCTGTGGTGGGCCCactttgccgccgcggcgttgcTGGGGTCGCTTTCTTGGCTTGCTACACGGTCGGCATGTTCTTCTTCCAACGGCGCCTCGCCTCCGGACTCCCGGTGcgctttctttctctgcgtgcATGGCGGTCGTCGCCCGAAAACTTCAGAAAGACGTCGGCGTTCCTGAAGGCGCTGAAATCAAAGACACCCGCTGCCGGTGTTTCAGCGGAGGGATTTGGTGCGCGCCCGGTTGTGGTGATGACCGGTGGAGAACGTGGAATCGGCGAAGAGGTTGTGCACCAGCTTCTGCGCGAGGGCGTGGACGTTATCCTTTGCTGCCCATTCgaagcggaggcgctgcgcaccatCGCGAGGCTGAAAGCTTGCGTCTCGAATTCGCGGGTGCATTTTGCGAAGCTGGACCTCAACGACGAGGAAAgtgtgcgcgggtgtgccgcggaggtgctggGTATGACGCCGCGGATTGACGTGCTCATCAACAACGCCGGATTGGTCAGCCCGTTCGCGTACAGGCTGAACAAGCGCGGCTACGAGGTGGTACTGTCGATCAACTTTCTCGGCCACGTTCTCTTCACAGAGCTCCTGCTGGAGCGGGTGAAGGCAAGTGGCCCCTCCCGCATTGTCAACGTGGCATCGCTCATGCATCtcgatgcgtgtgtgccaggTCCATGCAAGACCGCGCTCGACGTCATGGCCGCCAACTGCGACCCCACATCACCCCATCACACGCACAACTACAGCCTTTCGAAGTTGCTCCTCGTGTGCTACACCCGCGATTTGGCGAGGCATCTCCGCGGAACGGACACTGCGGTGGTAGCGCTGCACCCGGGTGTGGTGCTCACGGACATCTACGCCTTTGGGGCCATCTTTATGAAGGCCTTCTTACGGACAGTGTTCAAGTTTCCTGGTGAGGGCGCCGAGGTGGTCCTCTACTGCGCCTTGGCGGACAATATTCGCAGTGGATCTTTCTACGCGGACTGCGCGGAGTACAACAgtctcctctctccgctcGCTGTCGATGACGCACACAACGAGCGCCTCCgacgcgtgctgctgcgctactTTGCACTGGACGGCTCCAAGCCGACTGGCAAGTTGCTAGCGGATGTCGTGCAGTCGACGCCGTGA
- a CDS encoding WD-repeat containing protein: MEGSRTSDGTALATAPPLLLPSSAPQGVQVRRTAALRGHKDRVWCVRWCPTAPVLASCSGDTTVKFWGRSRSAENGCEAWTCLGTLEGEHSRTIRHISWSPSGEYISCASFDHTATVWRRNGGDDGYGFEIEGVLDGHESEVKCVEWATDSMLVTSARDRTAWIWERVDEGEYECGGVLTGHAQDVKHCQFVLPHNDGDVPLVVTCGYDDTIKVWSEGHHHDDWQCVQTMAAHEATVWATALQKLEVPMELVRASHASHAPLPQPLLCSCSDDLSIIFWKRDAEGRFVEAARISGFAERSLFDVDWAPHNAPVVACASGDNSFSLLGVYEDETGVHTCTLARVADAHLADVNSVSFASQGTLTACNAEGEKTGILLATAGDDNVIHLWTVSAETE, encoded by the coding sequence ATGGAGGGATCCAGGACGAGTGAcggcacggcgctggcgacagcgccacccTTGCTGCTGCCCAGCAGCGCTCCGCAAGGTGTGCAGGTACGGAGGACTGCGGCGCTCAGAGGTCACAAAGATCGCGTCtggtgcgtgcgctggtgcCCCACGGCCCCTGTGCTCGCCTCGTGCTCCGGTGACACCACTGTCAAGTTTTGGGGTCGCAGTCGGTCCGCGGAGAACGGCTGTGAGGCGTGGACGTGCCTCGGCACCTTGGAAGGGGAGCATAGTCGCACCATTCGTCACATCAGCTGGAGTCCCAGCGGTGAATACATTTCGTGTGCCTCGTTCGACCACACAGCTACTGTGTGGCGgcgcaacggcggcgacgacgggtACGGCTTCGAGATCGAGGGCGTTCTGGACGGGCACGAGAGTGAAGTGAAGTGTGTCGAGTGGGCGACCGACAGCATGCTCGTCACGAGCGCGCGCGATCGTACAGCGTGGATTTGGGAGCGCGTGGATGAAGGCGAATACGAATGCGGCGGTGTCTTGACGGGGCACGCACAGGACGTTAAGCACTGCCAGTTTGTGCTGCCACACAACGATGGCGACGTTCCGCTAGTCGTGACGTGCGGGTACGATGATACAATCAAGGTGTGGTCCGAGGGGCACCACCACGATGACTGGCAGTGTGTGcagacgatggcggcgcacgaGGCCACCGTCTGGGCCACAGCCCTCCAGAAACTCGAGGTGCCGATGGAGCTGGTCAGGGCGTCTCACGCCAGTCATGCGCCTCTGCCCCAGCCTttgctctgcagctgctcagACGATCTGTCCATCATCTTCTGGAAGCGCGACGCCGAGGGCAGGTTCGTGGAAGCCGCCCGCATCTCTGGCTTTGCAGAGCGCTCTTTGTTCGACGTGGACTGGGCACCGCACAACGCACCAGTGGTGgcctgcgccagcggtgaCAACAGCTTCTCGCTTCTGGGTGTCTACGAGGATGAAACGGGCGTGCACACCTGCACTCTGGCGCGCGTCGCGGATGCGCACTTGGCGGATGTCAACAGCGTCAGCTTCGCTTCTCAAGGGACCCTCACAGCGTGCAACGCGGAGGGCGAAAAGACAGGCATACTGCTGGCCACTGCTGGCGATGACAACGTGATCCACCTGTGGACCGTGTCCGCGGAGACGGAGTGA
- a CDS encoding thymidylate kinase-like protein: protein MRAVVFSDVSSAELGEHIRAIASTSYAEVVYVDVSESSEADLATAWHTRYGGASHAPPAARDELDDLKNTFVCYLTEQKTLEDSDVVYAVFVAEVPTLVLTPSVTLTPLMHTTADGSVSARKAAIESLFSVAPSSSSAEVIVIEGGDGAGKETQTGLLVRRVHAAGDEVHALDFPNEKGLYGGLVRAVLSGRKGSISELNPQLFSFLYSLNRFGCARQLHFWLRRGSSVVLDRYYTANFGHQASKLPPEEREAFISDLEFMEVEWLGLPRATYVLYLDLPPAAALEAMRRDSTRKQLDIHETAGSDYKERVRQTYRWCCEHLPGWHHIECFDDDGRRLTREEVHASITSHLRDAGSRAIGAPS from the coding sequence ATGCGCGCGGTTGTCTTCAGCGATGTCTCCTCTGCAGAACTGGGAGAGCATATCAGAgccatcgcctccacgtcgTATGCCGAGGTAGTGTATGTCGATGTTTCTGAAAGCTCTGAGGCGGACCTGGCAACGGCGTGGCATACGCGCTATGGTGGGGCGTCGCACGCTCCACCAGCTGCTCGTGACGAGCTGGATGATTTGAAGAACACCTTCGTGTGCTATCTGACCGAACAGAAGACCCTCGAGGACTCTGATGTAGTGTACGCTGTTTTCGTAGCGGAGGTGCCTACTCTTGTCCTGACTCCATCCGTGACGCTGACACCGCTGATGCACACGACAGCAGACGGTAGTGTGTCTGCCAGAAAAGCGGCCATCGAATCGTTGTTTTCAGTGGCGCCGTCATCATCCTCTGCGGAAGTGATCGTCATTgagggcggcgatggcgccggcaAGGAGACACAGACAGGGCTCCTGGTGCGGCGAGTCCACGCAGCTGGCGACGAGGTTCACGCGCTGGATTTCCCCAACGAGAAGGGCCTGTACGGGGGGCTTGTGCGGGCGGTGCTTTCGGGCAGGAAAGGGTCCATTAGCGAACTTAACCCGCAGCTCTTCAGCTTCCTTTACTCCCTTAACCGGTTCGGCTGTGCTCGCCAGCTGCACTTTTGGCTGCGACGAGGCAGCTCTGTGGTGCTGGATCGGTACTACACGGCGAATTTCGGGCATCAGGCCTCCAAGTTACCCCCAGAAGAGCGGGAGGCATTCATAAGCGACCTGGAGTTCATGGAGGTGGAGTGGCTCGGTCTGCCCAGGGCGACGTATGTTTTGTACTTGGATCTAccgcccgccgcggcccTCGAGGCAATGAGGCGGGATTCGACCCGGAAGCAGCTTGATATTCACGAGACTGCTGGCAGTGACTACAAGGAAAGGGTTCGCCAAACATACAGGTGGTGTTGCGAACACCTGCCAGGCTGGCATCATATTGAGTGCTTCGACGATGACGGGCGACGTCTCACACGAGAGGAGGTGCATGCTTCCATCACGAGCCATTTGCGGGACGCCGGCTCACGTGCGATTGGCGCTCCATCGTAA
- a CDS encoding putative ribosomal protein l35a, whose amino-acid sequence MTTSKVHSQRSKKLHQLSAKTSRVNRNRKAPRLYMKGTLAGYTRGLHGQTKQTALVRVENVNTREDATWYVGKRVCYVYHGKKVKRCVRWSKAPARRSTTRALWGRVTRPHGNAGMMRVKFNGASVPASAIGRRIRVYLYPSQI is encoded by the coding sequence ATGACTACCTCGAAGGTCCAttcgcagcgcagcaagaAGCTGCACCAGCTGTCTGCCAAGACGAGCAGGGTGAACCGCAACCGCAAGGCACCTCGTCTTTACATGAAGGGCACGCTCGCCGGCTACACGCGTGGCCTGCATGGTCAGACCAAGCAAACTGCACTGGTCCGCGTTGAGAACGTCAACACCCGCGAGGACGCCACGTGGTATGTGGGCAAGCGCGTCTGCTACGTCTACCACGGCAAGAAGGTGAagcggtgtgtgcgctggAGCAAGGCGcccgcgcgccgcagcaccactcGTGCCTTGTGGGGTCGCGTGACACGCCCGCACGGTAACGCCGGTATGATGCGCGTCAAGTTCAACGGCGCGTCTGTGCCGGCGTCCGCCATTGGCCGCCGCATCCGTGTGTACCTTTACCCGAGCCAGATCTGA
- a CDS encoding mitochondrial: MRTRAQRCLHAALQSPWPASTRAARGTQRRGFLGTLIADDSAVSGITTSNVLPQGSSATDDPALSEADSSYTHPLEVSGTSFKLYGESTTYAKEDAGHIFASAKVLSYNPAILFNDLQLQEGHQGLLNPTGGLGAGRSGDSPLAANDPEMATRAAEEEESDAVMRSGRNKQGAAGAAAMAAAMLDSRRAAEGIAMVPGHPLPVVFPRSDGLSPAPRVKKLGFGGLNETHAGKQARQTRQSNEEDVDAIMCGEVMESERRVESHSLQHSITWRVQVLDEHCKPIPIKHFQHFREAMDVLPARVMQGLSESGLTRPTLFQSAAIPQLMRGRDVVGIAPDGSGTTVAYAVLSMAVLVKAKAAEEQKRLAKVVEEGTSSAPLPPELSEAPSSSSGDVVARPIVVVLCTNRQTVLRTAAMYSSLSAEDVRLVAAYQSVDGDDEEGQRSVIRRKKGCDVIVATPARLTALVREGHVTLSRVHVLVVDRANHLLAADPSRNGRTALPHVEDIMHAVKVNGVAHQFSLWCTELEPSIESLVRKYMSPLTVTVMATREEHTNVNVRQILYPLPSRDDRIKAIQQLYDQGTILKRDQVLVYCAYRETAEEVRRELIKALSAPSSMVQCVHSGLCSRKRNELLKAFQHGDIRILVVTDVATKRLDAEELGHVIHYDLPAFTEVYMQRVSQVDRSGRQGTSHTFLTPGDTRVPPIARFVEKQTDHALNDEIRKMIADIEAADSEDSWVIPVLRMHGHALSNTKWRVRGRREIRQQVETLSGLVSESDQKPVG, translated from the coding sequence atgcgcacacgtgctcaGCGATGCCTTCATGCCGCTCTGCAAAGTCCCTGGCCTGCAtccacgcgcgccgcgcgtgGAACGCAACGCCGCGGCTTTTTGGGCACACTCATCGCCGATGACTCCGCGGTCTCGGGGATAACAACGTCCAACGTGTTGCCACAGGGCTCGTCTGCCACGGATGACCCCGCGCTGAGTGAGGCGGACTCCTCGTACACGCACCCCCTCGAGGTGAGCGGCACATCCTTCAAGCTGTACGGAGAGTCCACCACATACGCCAAGGAGGACGCTGGCCACATCTTCGCCTCCGCCAAAGTGCTCAGCTACAACCCCGCCATCCTCTTCAACGACCTGCAACTACAAGAAGGGCACCAGGGGCTGCTCAACCCCAccggcggcctcggcgctgGCCGATCAGGGGATTCACCGCTGGCAGCCAATGACCCGGAGATGGCAACGCGAGcggccgaggaggaagagagcgacgCCGTCATGCGCTCTGGACGCAACAAGCAAGGCGCCgcgggtgcggcagcgatggcTGCGGCGATGCTCGACTCGCGCCGCGCGGCTGAAGGCATAGCCATGGTACCAGGCCACCCGCTTCCGGTCGTCTTCCCACGATCCGACGGGCTGTCGCCGGCTCCGCGCGTCAAGAAGCTCGGCTTCGGAGGTTTGAACGAGACACACGCTGGAAAGCAGGCACGCCAGACGAGGCAGAGCAACGAAGAGGATGTTGATGCGATCATGTGCGGTGAGGTcatggagagcgagaggcgcGTCGAGTCGCACAGCCTGCAGCACAGCATCACATGGCGGGTCCAGGTGCTTGATGAGCACTGCAAGCCCATTCCCATAAAGCACTTTCAGCATTTCCGCGAGGCGATGGatgtgctgccggcgcgtgTAATGCAGGGGCTGAGTGAATCGGGGCTCACGCGCCCGACGCTCTTCCAGTCGGCCGCCATTCCGCAGCTGATGCGCGGGCGCGATGTCGTCGGCATCGCTCCCGATGGCAGCGGAACGACAGTCGCTTACGCCGTGCTTTCCATGGCCGTGCTCGTGAAGGCCAaggccgccgaggagcagaagcggctggcaaaggtggtggaggagggcaccagctcggcgccactgccgccagAGCTGTCTGAGGCGCCGTCATCATCGTCCGGCGACGTCGTGGCGCGCCCGATTGTGGTTGTCCTGTGCACCAACCGCCAAACGGTGCTGCGGACGGCCGCGATGTACAGCAGCCTCTCTGCAGAAGACGTTCGACTCGTTGCAGCGTATCAGTCGGTGGACGGTGACGATGAAGAAGGCCAGCGGAGCGTCATTCGACGGAAGAAGGGCTGCGACGTAATTGTGGCCACACCAGCTCGCTtgacggcgctggtgcgcgaggGCCATGTCACTCTGAGTCGCGTGCACGTACTGGTGGTGGACAGGGCGAACCATCTCTTGGCGGCGGACCCCAGCCGGAATGGCCGCACAGCGTTGCCGCATGTCGAGGACATAATGCACGCTGTGAAGGTGAACGGCGTTGCGCATCAGTTTTCTCTGTGGTGCACAGAGCTGGAGCCGTCCATCGAGTCCCTCGTGCGCAAGTACATGTCACCGCTGACGGTGACGGTGATGGCGACGCGCGAGGAGCACACAAACGTGAATGTGCGCCAGATCCTGTACCCACTGCCAAGCCGCGATGACCGTATCAAAGCCATCCAGCAGCTGTACGACCAGGGCACCATCTTGAAGCGCGACCAGGTGTTGGTGTACTGCGCCTATCGAGAGACCGCAGAGGAGGTGAGGAGGGAGCTGATCAAGGCGCTGTCTGCCCCGTCATCTATGGTTCAGTGTGTGCACAGCGGCCTGTGCTCTCGCAAGCGCAACGAACTCCTCAAGGCCTTCCAGCACGGCGACATACGCATTTTGGTTGTCACGGACGTGGCGACGAAGCGACTCGATGCCGAGGAGCTGGGGCACGTGATCCACTACGACCTGCCTGCCTTCACCGAGGTGTACATGCAGCGCGTTAGCCAGGTGGACCGCTCCGGCCGGCAAGGGACGTCGCACACCTTCCTCACCCCAGGCGACACCCGCGTGCCGCCAATTGCCAGATTTGTGGAGAAGCAGACGGACCACGCCCTCAACGATGAAATTCGCAAGATGATCGCTGACATTGAGGCCGCGGACAGCGAGGACAGCTGGGTCATCCCGGTGCTGCGCATGCATGGCCACGCCTTGTCGAACACGAAATGGCGGGTGCGCGGACGGCGGGAGATACGGCAGCAGGTGGAGACTCTCTCTGGTCTGGTATCGGAGTCGGACCAGAAGCCTGTGGGCTAG